A stretch of Christensenellaceae bacterium DNA encodes these proteins:
- a CDS encoding histidine phosphatase family protein, with the protein MPFIYFLRHGSTPAHEGKVDARRLQGREEVFRDSLYERFKNMYNLSDLGKYQSYSAGGIMLALGATAKNLKVFASPQTRTQEAAQIACDIICDKGHEVEINTLEELNVLDMGRLTGELEGYNDGEVNAKMLMHPQAPTKYGSEPIPQFMHRIGKAYKIIVQPLKEGKDVFVCGHVCGIPLMMIMVTRPELFMSEGLTEDQMKANRKEVDRLYLEYDKVVTEGSAIAFDTETKELTKYTMGQNEAFEIQSELIYSSNGASETVFG; encoded by the coding sequence ATGCCGTTTATTTATTTTTTAAGACACGGAAGTACGCCGGCGCACGAAGGCAAGGTTGATGCCAGACGATTACAGGGCAGAGAAGAGGTTTTTAGGGATAGTCTTTATGAGCGGTTTAAAAACATGTATAACCTGAGTGATTTAGGCAAATATCAGTCATACAGTGCGGGAGGTATTATGCTGGCACTCGGCGCAACAGCCAAAAATCTGAAAGTTTTTGCTTCGCCTCAGACACGTACACAAGAGGCTGCTCAAATTGCATGTGATATTATTTGTGATAAAGGGCATGAGGTTGAGATTAACACACTAGAAGAGCTTAATGTATTGGATATGGGCAGGCTGACAGGTGAGCTGGAGGGTTATAATGATGGCGAAGTTAATGCTAAGATGCTTATGCATCCGCAGGCACCGACAAAATACGGCAGCGAGCCCATTCCGCAATTTATGCACAGAATAGGTAAGGCTTATAAAATAATTGTTCAGCCTCTAAAGGAAGGAAAGGATGTGTTTGTTTGCGGGCATGTTTGCGGAATTCCACTTATGATGATAATGGTAACTCGGCCGGAATTGTTTATGTCAGAAGGCTTGACCGAAGATCAGATGAAAGCAAACAGGAAAGAAGTTGACAGACTGTATTTGGAATATGACAAAGTTGTTACCGAAGGCTCAGCCATAGCTTTTGACACTGAAACTAAAGAACTGACCAAGTATACTATGGGTCAGAATGAAGCATTTGAAATTCAATCTGAACTTATTTATTCTTCAAATGGGGCTTCCGAAACTGTATTTGGTTAA
- the spo0A gene encoding sporulation transcription factor Spo0A, translating into MKNGSMYSMIIVEGNKTMQEELTEYFNETGEFEVVAVAGDGLEALERIERLQPKVVVFDIVLGSIDGFELLERVQKMSVKPKMIALSSLSQEGFAAKALSLGASYYMMKPVKNEVLHKRIKEFCDEDSSISSTTLIKLKVRTLDEKLSNIFITVGIPAHIKGYQFLREAIKMAIDNPEIINSITKQLYPSIAGRFETSASKVERAIRHAIEVAWNRGKIENINNLFGIKVYNSNEKPTNGEFIALVADKMLIEGFGH; encoded by the coding sequence ATGAAAAACGGTAGTATGTATAGCATGATTATAGTTGAAGGTAATAAGACAATGCAGGAAGAGCTGACGGAGTATTTTAACGAAACAGGTGAATTTGAGGTTGTGGCAGTGGCAGGTGATGGGCTTGAAGCGCTTGAAAGGATAGAAAGGTTGCAACCTAAAGTTGTGGTGTTTGATATAGTTTTGGGCAGCATTGACGGCTTTGAGCTTTTGGAGAGGGTGCAGAAAATGAGCGTAAAGCCCAAGATGATAGCGTTGAGTTCGTTAAGTCAAGAGGGCTTTGCTGCAAAGGCGCTGAGTCTCGGGGCAAGTTATTATATGATGAAACCGGTCAAAAACGAGGTGCTGCATAAGCGGATTAAAGAATTTTGTGATGAAGATAGTTCTATTAGCAGCACAACTTTAATTAAACTAAAGGTGCGCACGCTTGACGAGAAGCTAAGCAATATATTTATAACGGTGGGAATTCCGGCGCACATAAAGGGCTATCAGTTTTTAAGAGAAGCCATAAAAATGGCTATTGACAACCCAGAGATAATCAATTCGATAACCAAACAGCTTTACCCTTCGATTGCGGGCAGGTTTGAAACCAGCGCAAGCAAGGTTGAGCGAGCTATTAGGCACGCTATAGAAGTGGCATGGAACAGAGGAAAGATAGAAAATATCAATAATCTTTTTGGCATAAAGGTTTATAACAGCAACGAAAAACCGACCAACGGAGAGTTTATAGCTCTTGTGGCCGATAAGATGCTGATAGAGGGTTTTGGACACTGA
- a CDS encoding DUF421 domain-containing protein produces the protein MIWQVVVNTVCSFVVLFVLAKLLGRKQIAGLDFIDYVMGITIGSIAGQWATSTEGNWFVYLIALGIFFGFSIVYTVLENANPFLKEMLKGKPLILINNGKIFYPNLKKSKISITDLLSICRSQGYFDITEIAYAIFETSGNVSVLPKTTARQVKVADFKAMHPNTAMLTDYIVLDGLPNLEALEKINKDTEWLRKKLRIRSMRKLKNILLASYNKDKDEIEVHYKRSSFRPK, from the coding sequence ATGATTTGGCAGGTTGTTGTGAATACCGTGTGCTCGTTTGTGGTGTTGTTTGTGCTGGCAAAGCTTTTGGGACGCAAGCAGATTGCGGGGCTTGACTTCATTGATTATGTGATGGGCATCACTATCGGCTCAATAGCGGGGCAGTGGGCAACTTCTACAGAGGGCAATTGGTTTGTATATCTTATTGCCTTAGGCATATTTTTTGGCTTCAGCATTGTTTATACTGTGCTTGAAAATGCCAATCCTTTTTTAAAGGAGATGTTGAAGGGTAAGCCGTTAATTTTGATAAACAACGGTAAGATTTTTTATCCAAATCTTAAAAAGAGCAAAATATCCATAACCGACCTTTTGAGTATATGCCGTTCACAGGGCTACTTTGACATAACTGAAATAGCTTATGCCATTTTTGAAACCAGCGGAAATGTGAGCGTGCTGCCAAAAACCACCGCCCGTCAGGTAAAGGTGGCGGATTTTAAGGCTATGCATCCAAACACGGCCATGCTTACGGACTATATCGTTTTGGACGGGCTTCCTAACCTTGAAGCGCTTGAAAAGATAAATAAGGACACTGAATGGCTACGCAAAAAACTTAGGATACGCAGTATGCGTAAGTTGAAAAATATTCTTTTGGCGTCATATAATAAAGACAAAGATGAAATTGAAGTGCATTATAAACGATCGTCATTCAGGCCTAAATAA
- a CDS encoding HU family DNA-binding protein has protein sequence MNKGEFVKALAESAGLTNKDAEVAYKAFVDVVTVALKKGETINLVGFGNFSVKQRAAKDGFNPLTKQKIKIPAKKVASFKFGKSFKDSL, from the coding sequence ATGAACAAAGGTGAATTTGTAAAAGCACTTGCCGAAAGCGCAGGGCTTACAAACAAGGATGCAGAGGTAGCCTACAAAGCATTTGTTGATGTGGTTACTGTAGCTCTGAAAAAAGGAGAGACCATCAATCTGGTTGGGTTTGGAAACTTTAGCGTAAAGCAGCGCGCTGCAAAAGATGGTTTCAACCCGCTTACCAAACAGAAAATTAAAATACCCGCAAAGAAAGTTGCTTCATTCAAGTTTGGCAAGAGCTTCAAAGACAGCCTGTAA
- the trpS gene encoding tryptophan--tRNA ligase, with amino-acid sequence MKNIILTGDRPTGKLHIGHFVGSLRNRVEMQNNGNYDKMYVMIADAQALTDNFGNIQKVRDNIIEVALDYLSVGLDPKKVTIFIQSMVPQLTEFTFYYMNLVTLSRLQRNPTVKTEIAQKNFGQSVPVGFLTHPISQAADITAFDANLVPVGEDQEPLVEQAREIVRKFNEIYGPTLVEPEAILPKNKICRRFPGIDGNAKMGKSLGNAIYLSDEPEAVAEKIKQMYTDPNHIKVSDPGSVKGNIVFIYLDAFCTDEHFKKYLSGYKNLDELKAYYKKGGLGDVTIKKFLGEILNEVLTPIREKRKELSKDKNKILEMLKQGSLEAEKVAAKNLTRLKNAMGINYFEENKL; translated from the coding sequence ATGAAAAATATAATACTTACGGGCGACAGACCCACCGGAAAGCTTCATATAGGCCACTTTGTGGGGTCTCTTAGAAACCGCGTTGAAATGCAGAACAACGGTAACTATGACAAAATGTATGTCATGATAGCCGACGCTCAGGCGCTGACCGACAATTTCGGAAACATCCAAAAAGTGCGTGACAACATAATTGAAGTGGCACTAGACTATCTGTCCGTGGGTCTTGACCCCAAAAAGGTCACTATTTTTATTCAGTCAATGGTGCCGCAGCTGACGGAATTTACTTTCTATTATATGAACTTGGTAACCTTGTCAAGGCTTCAGCGCAACCCTACCGTTAAAACTGAAATAGCGCAAAAAAACTTTGGGCAAAGTGTGCCCGTAGGTTTTCTCACCCACCCCATCAGTCAGGCGGCGGATATCACAGCATTTGACGCCAACCTTGTGCCCGTGGGCGAAGACCAAGAACCTCTGGTTGAACAGGCACGCGAAATTGTGCGTAAGTTTAATGAAATATACGGCCCTACTCTTGTCGAACCTGAAGCAATTCTGCCCAAAAACAAAATATGCCGCAGATTTCCGGGCATTGACGGAAACGCCAAAATGGGCAAATCTCTGGGCAATGCAATCTATCTGAGCGACGAACCCGAAGCTGTTGCCGAAAAGATAAAACAAATGTATACTGACCCCAACCACATAAAGGTTAGCGACCCGGGTAGCGTTAAGGGCAATATAGTGTTTATCTATCTTGATGCCTTCTGCACCGATGAGCACTTCAAAAAATATCTGTCCGGTTATAAAAATCTTGACGAATTAAAAGCATATTATAAAAAAGGCGGCCTGGGAGATGTGACCATCAAAAAGTTTTTGGGCGAGATTTTGAACGAAGTCCTGACGCCCATACGCGAAAAACGCAAGGAGCTTAGCAAAGACAAAAACAAAATCCTTGAAATGCTAAAACAGGGCTCGCTTGAAGCCGAAAAAGTTGCTGCAAAGAATCTCACCCGCCTGAAGAACGCCATGGGCATAAATTATTTTGAAGAAAATAAATTATAA
- a CDS encoding nucleoside hydrolase: MNKIPMIIDCDPGCDDAIALAMALFCDKVQVRLITTVGSNRPIKVATENALRILSVFNKNIEVAQGAVSPLIKKFEGIGADIKPIESLKNYVYDGLFTGSPIEEEASGAIRRVLLQSKEKVTILCLGPLTNIANLITYHKDALSKIDRIVLMGGSINGKGNATQYAEFNFYADPHAVQVVLNSGLNVDIVPIQAADDLVFTPSAINALTKHSKTGELLASLMYSKDAIFSGKLSKIYDPIAFMYVVYPELFAGVSAKCWLEFDSSRPGLAYFDEKAKPNCTVVHAINPKGIKEAFFDLVEPLRIQTEQTIPIIMDVDPGVDDAFAIAYAIGSDKVRTELLSVTAGNTEIGVTLNNTLHITDLLKRPTPVVKGASKPLKAESRYATQLGVYQADDVGLCGYKYDPKTIKAKPINGDAADVIYKKLIQNGAQKTTIIAIAPMTNIALLLSKYKDAKKYIKQIVFMGGSKEIVYGRPYKEFNIAFDPDAVEIVLGSGVPLVMVPMELGHFAFLDSVDIKRLSKVGTVGKALAKMTEGYKDRHMGDFGAATHDSTAVAYVVAPEIVKTEKAFINLERVKGIGKEEIAHVAVDFKSKKPNALVCVDMDISKFKEDLFKAIANLPK, translated from the coding sequence ATGAATAAAATACCTATGATAATAGACTGTGACCCGGGGTGTGACGATGCCATAGCTCTTGCCATGGCTCTGTTTTGTGACAAGGTTCAGGTAAGACTTATCACTACCGTGGGCAGCAACAGACCGATTAAGGTAGCCACTGAAAACGCGCTGAGGATTTTGTCGGTATTTAACAAAAATATTGAGGTGGCGCAAGGTGCGGTGTCGCCGCTTATCAAAAAATTTGAGGGTATTGGGGCGGATATAAAACCCATTGAAAGTCTGAAGAACTACGTATATGACGGGCTCTTTACGGGAAGCCCTATTGAAGAAGAGGCAAGTGGTGCTATAAGAAGAGTGCTTTTGCAAAGCAAGGAAAAGGTTACCATTTTGTGTCTGGGGCCTCTTACTAATATTGCCAATCTGATTACGTATCACAAAGATGCACTCAGTAAAATAGACAGGATTGTGCTTATGGGCGGCAGCATTAACGGAAAAGGCAACGCCACACAGTATGCGGAGTTTAACTTTTATGCCGACCCACACGCCGTGCAAGTGGTTTTAAACTCAGGGCTTAATGTTGATATTGTGCCAATTCAGGCGGCCGATGACCTTGTGTTTACACCCAGTGCCATCAATGCTCTCACCAAACATAGCAAAACGGGCGAGCTTCTGGCATCTTTAATGTATTCTAAAGACGCTATTTTCAGCGGAAAGCTATCCAAAATATATGACCCGATTGCATTTATGTATGTAGTGTATCCCGAGTTGTTTGCAGGTGTCAGCGCAAAATGCTGGCTGGAATTTGACAGTTCAAGGCCGGGGCTTGCTTATTTTGATGAAAAAGCTAAGCCTAACTGTACTGTGGTACACGCAATAAACCCCAAAGGTATTAAGGAAGCGTTTTTTGACCTTGTAGAGCCTTTGAGGATTCAGACCGAGCAGACTATACCGATTATAATGGATGTTGACCCGGGCGTTGATGACGCTTTTGCTATAGCCTATGCAATAGGCAGTGACAAGGTACGAACTGAGCTTTTGAGCGTTACGGCCGGAAACACTGAAATAGGCGTTACTCTAAACAATACGCTTCATATAACAGACCTTTTGAAGCGCCCCACACCTGTGGTTAAGGGCGCCTCGAAGCCTTTGAAAGCAGAGAGCAGATATGCTACTCAGCTGGGTGTTTATCAAGCGGACGATGTCGGGCTTTGCGGTTATAAGTATGACCCCAAAACCATAAAGGCTAAACCCATTAACGGCGACGCGGCTGATGTGATTTATAAAAAACTCATACAAAACGGCGCCCAAAAGACTACTATTATAGCAATTGCTCCCATGACAAACATTGCGCTGCTTTTAAGTAAGTATAAAGACGCAAAAAAGTATATTAAGCAGATTGTGTTTATGGGCGGCAGCAAAGAAATTGTATACGGCAGGCCATATAAAGAATTTAACATAGCCTTTGACCCCGATGCGGTTGAAATAGTTTTGGGTAGCGGTGTTCCGCTTGTTATGGTGCCGATGGAGCTGGGGCATTTTGCCTTTCTTGATAGCGTTGACATAAAAAGACTTTCTAAGGTCGGAACTGTGGGTAAGGCACTTGCTAAGATGACCGAAGGATATAAAGACAGGCACATGGGCGACTTTGGTGCGGCTACGCATGACAGCACGGCTGTAGCGTATGTAGTAGCCCCCGAAATTGTAAAGACCGAAAAGGCGTTTATTAATCTGGAGCGTGTCAAAGGCATCGGTAAAGAGGAGATTGCTCATGTGGCAGTTGACTTTAAGAGCAAAAAACCCAATGCGCTTGTGTGCGTTGATATGGACATTTCAAAATTTAAGGAAGATTTGTTTAAAGCGATAGCAAATCTGCCTAAATAA
- the tadA gene encoding tRNA adenosine(34) deaminase TadA, protein MNKFMQEALKLAEIARKKDEVPVGAIIVKDGKIIAKGYNKRERKQNALLHAEIVAINKACKKLKSFRLIDCELYVTLEPCPMCAGAIINSRIGKVYFGAYDQKRGCAGSIYNLLSDPRFNHNPEVTGGIIEEECAKILTTFFETKR, encoded by the coding sequence ATGAACAAGTTTATGCAGGAGGCCCTGAAGCTGGCCGAAATTGCCCGCAAAAAAGATGAGGTGCCCGTGGGCGCCATAATCGTAAAAGACGGAAAAATAATAGCCAAGGGTTACAACAAAAGAGAGCGCAAACAAAATGCGCTCCTTCATGCTGAAATTGTTGCAATCAACAAGGCCTGCAAAAAGCTAAAAAGCTTCAGGCTGATTGACTGTGAGCTTTATGTCACTCTTGAACCCTGCCCTATGTGCGCAGGCGCCATAATCAATTCACGCATCGGCAAAGTATACTTCGGAGCCTACGACCAAAAGCGCGGCTGCGCCGGAAGCATATATAATCTGCTCAGCGACCCGCGCTTTAATCACAACCCAGAAGTCACAGGCGGCATAATAGAAGAGGAATGTGCAAAAATACTTACAACTTTTTTTGAAACAAAAAGATAA
- the dnaX gene encoding DNA polymerase III subunit gamma/tau — translation MARLALYREFRPKKFDDVIGQDHIVKTLINQIERGAVGHAYLFAGTRGTGKTSCAKIFSRAINCAKPEKGSPCGKCQVCKNLESDTAVDILEIDAASNNGVDAIRELREKVKYPPIHGKYRVYIIDEVHMLSDSAFNALLKTLEEPPSHAIFILATTEVHKLPATILSRCMRFDFRLVSNQKLEALLKKVFEKSKIECDQNSIQAIATAGEGSVRDTLSIADCVSAFADGRIDYETTLNVLGLSDKKIVSNLAGYIIEGNIGAVLDEINAAYLAGKNLIVLTKDLTVHFRNLLTIKTCKDAKGILREPVEIYEKLSEQANKVESNKLLEYMTKLSQIENDLKYALNPRVLVEIACLECASLLKKN, via the coding sequence ATGGCACGGCTTGCGTTATACAGAGAGTTTCGGCCCAAAAAGTTTGACGACGTGATTGGGCAGGACCACATAGTTAAAACCTTAATAAACCAGATTGAAAGGGGTGCAGTGGGCCACGCCTATTTGTTTGCGGGCACCAGAGGCACAGGAAAGACCAGCTGTGCCAAAATATTCAGCAGAGCCATAAACTGCGCGAAGCCCGAAAAAGGAAGCCCTTGCGGAAAATGTCAAGTATGCAAAAATCTTGAAAGCGACACAGCTGTGGACATACTCGAAATTGATGCGGCCTCAAATAACGGTGTTGACGCCATAAGGGAACTGCGTGAAAAGGTAAAGTATCCCCCCATTCACGGAAAGTATAGAGTATATATAATAGACGAGGTGCACATGCTCAGCGACAGCGCGTTTAACGCTCTGCTTAAAACATTGGAGGAGCCCCCGTCTCACGCAATATTTATTTTGGCAACAACAGAAGTGCACAAACTTCCTGCTACGATACTTTCAAGGTGTATGCGGTTTGACTTTAGACTTGTGAGCAATCAAAAACTTGAGGCACTGCTTAAAAAGGTGTTTGAAAAAAGTAAAATTGAATGTGACCAAAACTCTATTCAGGCAATTGCAACGGCGGGTGAGGGGAGCGTGAGGGATACGTTGTCGATAGCTGATTGTGTGTCTGCGTTTGCAGATGGCAGAATAGATTATGAAACCACACTTAATGTTTTGGGCCTCAGTGACAAAAAGATTGTGAGCAATCTGGCGGGGTATATAATAGAAGGCAATATCGGGGCTGTGCTTGATGAAATAAACGCGGCATATCTTGCGGGAAAAAATCTGATAGTTTTGACAAAAGATTTGACGGTGCACTTTAGAAATCTTCTCACCATAAAAACCTGTAAGGACGCAAAGGGGATACTGCGTGAGCCTGTTGAGATTTATGAAAAACTGAGTGAACAGGCCAATAAGGTTGAAAGTAATAAGCTGCTTGAATATATGACAAAGCTAAGCCAAATTGAAAATGACCTGAAGTATGCTCTAAACCCCAGAGTTTTGGTAGAAATTGCGTGCTTAGAATGCGCGAGTCTCTTAAAAAAAAACTGA
- the tilS gene encoding tRNA lysidine(34) synthetase TilS yields MNIMQTIKQQGLIKSGEVIGIAVSGGMDSMSLLHYMVEHKDELDVDIVAITIDHKIRENSGDDAEFVMSYCREHRIRCHKFVVDALKLSQTRNIGIEQAAREARYGMFDALIQKGIVDKIAIAHHMGDQAETILLNILRGSGLNGASGMGYVRDGVYIRPMLDVETDDVLKYAMINEIPYVEDETNADDSFSRNFLRNKIMPQLRTKFGAVDRNIINFSSVCKEDDRYITSIINDEAIIHTGSTVKIPLNYFIYPSSITGRIIMRSLEKINSIYDIERKHIEAIRNLVDSENGKKIDLPHSTYAVKEYEYITITHKEKKVVVPQKTSIKTGSFDFGGKYKIKVVRTTEFKKQKDALIMDADKVKGAVWRTREKGDTFEKFGGGSKSLRTYLIDQKVPARLRDSLPVLAKGSEILCVLGVEISEKVRIDKGTKAAYVVSFKEI; encoded by the coding sequence ATGAACATTATGCAAACAATAAAGCAGCAAGGGCTTATTAAGAGCGGAGAAGTTATAGGCATTGCTGTCAGCGGCGGAATGGACTCAATGAGTTTGTTGCATTATATGGTCGAGCACAAAGATGAGCTTGACGTTGATATTGTGGCCATCACAATTGATCACAAAATCAGAGAAAACTCGGGGGATGATGCCGAGTTTGTTATGAGTTATTGCAGAGAGCACCGCATCAGATGCCATAAGTTTGTGGTGGATGCACTGAAGCTTTCACAGACCCGAAACATTGGCATCGAACAGGCCGCAAGGGAAGCTAGATATGGTATGTTTGACGCGCTTATTCAAAAGGGGATTGTAGATAAAATCGCCATCGCTCACCATATGGGTGATCAGGCGGAGACAATACTTTTAAATATTCTTCGCGGCAGCGGCCTTAACGGAGCCAGCGGAATGGGTTATGTCAGAGATGGCGTATACATTAGGCCCATGCTGGACGTAGAGACGGATGACGTGCTCAAATATGCTATGATAAATGAAATTCCTTATGTAGAGGACGAAACAAACGCTGACGACAGCTTTAGCCGAAACTTTTTGCGAAATAAAATTATGCCGCAACTGCGGACCAAGTTTGGTGCTGTTGACCGCAACATTATAAACTTCAGCTCAGTTTGCAAAGAGGACGACCGATATATCACAAGCATAATTAATGATGAGGCGATTATTCATACCGGTTCGACAGTAAAAATTCCGCTTAACTATTTTATATATCCAAGTAGCATAACTGGCAGAATTATTATGCGTTCTTTAGAAAAGATAAACAGCATCTATGACATTGAGCGCAAGCACATTGAAGCCATAAGAAACTTGGTTGACAGCGAAAATGGCAAAAAGATAGACCTGCCTCACAGCACATATGCAGTAAAAGAATATGAATATATCACAATTACTCACAAAGAAAAGAAGGTAGTAGTGCCTCAGAAAACTTCTATTAAGACGGGCAGCTTTGACTTTGGCGGAAAGTATAAAATAAAGGTAGTGAGAACAACAGAATTTAAGAAGCAGAAAGATGCACTCATTATGGACGCTGACAAGGTTAAGGGTGCTGTTTGGAGAACACGTGAAAAGGGTGACACATTTGAAAAATTTGGCGGCGGCAGCAAGTCGTTGCGAACATACCTTATTGATCAAAAGGTTCCGGCTCGCCTAAGAGACAGCCTTCCGGTTCTGGCTAAGGGCAGTGAAATTCTGTGTGTGCTTGGTGTTGAGATAAGCGAAAAGGTAAGAATTGACAAGGGCACCAAAGCCGCGTATGTTGTAAGCTTTAAAGAGATATAA